From Streptomyces fungicidicus, one genomic window encodes:
- a CDS encoding ATP-binding protein, with amino-acid sequence MSTTRPYSPGDRGPEPSGASGTSGGGVPAGSASDGGVAVPTAPPESSGTPDGGRVRRLSFDGQSGVVPLARDFTRQALYAWGWLPAATADQRAAAEDVLLVVSELVTNACLHAEGPDRLAISCDRKVIRIEVTDRGTGQPAPRTPHRAGRPGGHGMFIVQRLCLDWGVVRAPDVAGKTVWAELGAPA; translated from the coding sequence ATGAGCACCACCCGGCCCTACTCGCCGGGCGACCGCGGGCCGGAGCCCAGCGGCGCTTCCGGGACTTCCGGGGGCGGCGTGCCGGCGGGGAGCGCGTCCGACGGGGGCGTAGCCGTGCCGACGGCGCCGCCGGAGTCCTCGGGTACCCCGGACGGCGGCAGGGTCCGCCGGCTGAGCTTCGACGGCCAGAGCGGCGTCGTACCGCTGGCCCGCGACTTCACCCGCCAGGCGCTGTACGCGTGGGGCTGGCTGCCCGCCGCCACCGCCGACCAGCGGGCCGCCGCCGAGGACGTCCTGCTGGTCGTCTCCGAGCTGGTCACCAACGCGTGCCTGCACGCCGAGGGACCGGACCGGCTGGCCATCTCCTGCGACCGGAAGGTGATCCGGATCGAGGTCACCGACCGGGGCACGGGCCAGCCCGCCCCGCGCACCCCGCACCGGGCCGGCCGCCCCGGCGGCCACGGCATGTTCATCGTGCAGCGCCTCTGCCTCGACTGGGGGGTCGTACGGGCCCCGGACGTCGCGGGCAAGACGGTCTGGGCGGAACTCGGGGCGCCGGCGTAA
- a CDS encoding STAS domain-containing protein: MDRGTVGSAQSGRLLVEVREEGPSAVVTPAGELDHHTADLLREPLEDCLAKGYKRLVIDCSRLEFCDSTGLNVLLGARLKAEAAGGGVHLAGMQPVVARVFEITGADAVFTVHDTLEAALADDSA, translated from the coding sequence ATGGACCGCGGGACGGTCGGCAGCGCACAGTCGGGCCGGCTTCTGGTCGAGGTGCGAGAAGAGGGCCCCAGTGCCGTCGTGACTCCGGCGGGTGAGTTGGATCACCACACCGCCGATCTGTTGCGTGAGCCGCTGGAGGACTGCCTCGCCAAGGGGTACAAGCGGCTTGTCATCGACTGCTCCCGGCTGGAGTTCTGTGACTCCACCGGGCTCAACGTGCTGCTCGGAGCCCGGCTGAAGGCCGAGGCGGCAGGGGGCGGAGTCCATCTCGCGGGGATGCAGCCCGTGGTGGCGCGCGTCTTCGAGATCACGGGAGCGGACGCGGTGTTCACGGTCCACGACACTCTCGAGGCGGCGCTGGCCGACGATTCCGCGTGA
- a CDS encoding RNA polymerase sigma factor SigF, which yields MEDIMSPRLDASPTPRATSTLPPEHLDPIEQDDPGVVPDDLLAGLPEIPPYEEVGPVDARALSKTLFERLESLEEGTSEYSYVRNTLVELNLALVKFAASRFRSRSEPMEDIIQVGTIGLIKAIDRFELSRGVEFPTFAMPTIIGEIKRFFRDTSWSVRVPRRLQELRLDLAKAGDELAQQLDRSPTVAELAERLGITNEEVVEGMAASNAYTASSLDAQPEEDDAEGALADRIGYEDHGLEGIEYVESLKPLIAELPPRDRKILSLRFVAGMTQSEIGEELGISQMHVSRLLSRTLVKLRKGLTVEE from the coding sequence ATGGAGGACATCATGTCACCCCGGCTCGACGCATCGCCTACCCCGAGAGCGACGTCGACACTCCCTCCGGAACATCTGGATCCCATCGAGCAGGACGACCCCGGTGTCGTCCCGGACGACCTCCTCGCCGGACTTCCGGAGATCCCCCCGTACGAGGAGGTGGGCCCGGTCGACGCGCGAGCCCTCTCCAAGACCCTCTTCGAGCGCCTCGAGTCGCTGGAGGAAGGCACCTCCGAGTACTCGTACGTACGCAACACGCTCGTCGAGCTGAACCTCGCCCTGGTCAAGTTCGCGGCCTCGCGCTTCCGCTCGCGCAGCGAGCCCATGGAAGACATCATCCAGGTCGGCACCATCGGCCTGATCAAGGCGATCGACCGCTTCGAGCTGTCGCGCGGGGTGGAGTTCCCCACCTTCGCGATGCCCACCATCATCGGTGAGATCAAGCGCTTCTTCCGCGACACCTCGTGGTCCGTCCGCGTACCGCGCCGGCTGCAGGAGCTCCGGCTCGACCTGGCCAAGGCCGGGGACGAACTCGCCCAGCAGCTCGACCGCTCGCCGACGGTGGCCGAACTGGCGGAGCGCCTGGGCATCACCAACGAGGAGGTCGTCGAGGGCATGGCGGCCTCGAACGCCTACACCGCCTCCTCGCTGGACGCCCAGCCGGAGGAGGACGACGCCGAGGGTGCGCTGGCGGACCGGATCGGCTACGAGGACCACGGCCTCGAGGGCATCGAGTACGTCGAGTCGCTGAAACCGCTGATCGCCGAACTGCCGCCGCGGGACCGGAAGATCCTCTCGCTGCGCTTCGTCGCGGGCATGACCCAGTCGGAGATCGGCGAGGAGCTGGGCATCTCCCAGATGCACGTCTCGCGCCTGCTCTCGCGGACGCTGGTGAAACTGCGCAAGGGGCTCACGGTCGAGGAATGA
- the hutI gene encoding imidazolonepropionase, which produces MSSTVISDIAQLVTNDPSLGDESPLGLVRDAAVVIEGDRVVWTGESSKAPPTDNRVDAGGRAVVPGFVDSHSHLVFAGDRTEEFNARMSGRPYSAGGIRTTVAATRAASDAELEANLTRHLAEALRQGTTTFETKSGYGLTTADEARALRLAARHTDEVTFLGAHIVAPEYAGDPAAYVDLVTGEMLDACAPHARWIDVFCEEGAFDGDQARAILTAGRAKGLHPRVHANQLTYGPGVRLAVELDAASADHCTHLGDTDVDALASGRTVATLLPGAEFSTRAEWPDARRLLDAGVTVALSTDCNPGSSFTSSVPFCVALAVRDMGMTPDEAVWSATAGGAAALRRTDIGRLTPGAYADLTLLDAPSHVHLAYRPGVPLVAGVWRRGVREV; this is translated from the coding sequence ATGAGCAGCACCGTCATCAGCGACATCGCCCAGCTGGTCACCAACGACCCCTCCCTCGGTGACGAATCCCCCCTCGGTCTGGTCCGGGACGCGGCCGTCGTCATCGAGGGCGACCGCGTCGTGTGGACCGGTGAATCAAGCAAAGCACCCCCCACTGACAACCGGGTCGACGCCGGAGGCCGGGCGGTCGTCCCGGGCTTCGTCGACTCGCACTCCCACCTGGTCTTCGCCGGCGACCGCACCGAGGAGTTCAACGCCCGCATGTCCGGCCGCCCCTACAGCGCGGGCGGCATCCGCACCACCGTGGCCGCCACCCGGGCCGCGAGCGACGCGGAACTGGAGGCGAACCTCACCCGCCACCTCGCGGAGGCCCTGCGCCAGGGCACCACGACCTTCGAGACCAAGTCCGGCTACGGCCTGACCACCGCGGACGAGGCCCGCGCGCTGCGCCTGGCGGCCCGGCACACCGACGAGGTCACCTTCCTCGGCGCCCACATCGTCGCCCCCGAGTACGCCGGGGACCCGGCCGCCTACGTGGACCTGGTCACCGGCGAGATGCTGGACGCCTGCGCGCCGCACGCCCGCTGGATCGACGTGTTCTGCGAGGAGGGGGCGTTCGACGGCGACCAGGCCCGCGCGATCCTCACCGCGGGCAGGGCGAAGGGCCTGCACCCGCGCGTCCACGCCAACCAGCTGACGTACGGGCCCGGCGTCCGGCTCGCCGTCGAACTCGACGCGGCCAGCGCCGACCACTGCACCCACCTCGGCGACACCGACGTCGACGCCCTCGCGAGCGGCCGCACGGTCGCCACCCTGCTGCCCGGCGCCGAGTTCTCCACCCGCGCCGAGTGGCCCGACGCCCGCCGGCTGCTGGACGCCGGCGTCACGGTCGCGCTGTCCACGGACTGCAACCCCGGCTCGTCCTTCACGTCCTCCGTGCCCTTCTGCGTCGCGCTCGCGGTGCGGGACATGGGGATGACGCCCGACGAGGCGGTCTGGTCGGCCACGGCGGGCGGCGCGGCGGCCCTGCGCCGCACCGACATCGGCCGGCTGACCCCGGGCGCGTACGCCGACCTCACCCTGCTCGACGCCCCGAGCCACGTCCACCTCGCCTACCGGCCCGGTGTGCCGCTGGTCGCCGGGGTGTGGCGGCGGGGCGTACGCGAGGTGTGA